A genomic window from Lotus japonicus ecotype B-129 chromosome 1, LjGifu_v1.2 includes:
- the LOC130736209 gene encoding G-type lectin S-receptor-like serine/threonine-protein kinase SD1-1 — MKVIKKNEDEQEDLELPLFDFYTVTIATDNFSKDKKLGEGGFGPVYKGTLPDGQDIAVKRLSHSSTQGMIEFKNEVIFCSKFQHRNLVKVLGCCIEGQEKLLIYEYMPNKSLDFFLFDSSQSKLLDWSRRFNIISGIARRLLYLHQDSRFRVIHRDLKASNVLLDDNMNPKNSDFGLARMCGGDQIEGSTSRVVGTYGYMAPEYAIDGIFSIKSDVYSFGILLLEILSGKKNKGLSYSSHSCNLVGHAWMLWKDGTPMELIDTFLEDSCVLSETLRCIHIGLLCVQHQPDDRPTMAFVLIMLNSENALPQPKEPIFFIEKVSIKEKSTSDSKTSSSANEVTVSIMEPR; from the exons ATGAAAGTgataaagaaaaatgaagacgAACAAGAAGATTTGGAACTacctttatttgatttttatacAGTAACGATTGCCACTGATAATTTCTCAAAAGACAAGAAGCTCGGTGAAGGTGGTTTTGGCCCTGTATATAAG GGTACACTACCAGATGGACAGGACATTGCTGTCAAAAGGCTTTCACATAGTTCGACACAAGGAATGATAGAATTCAAGAACGAGGTTATATTTTGTTCTAAATTTCAACACCGGAACCTTGTCAAGGTCCTTGGCTGTTGCATTGAAGGACAAGAGAAATTACTCATATATGAATATATGCCCAATAAAAGTTTAGATTTCTTTTTATTCG ATTCTTCTCAAAGTAAACTTTTGGACTGGTCTAGGCGGTTTAATATTATAAGCGGAATTGCACGAAGGCTCCTTTACCTTCACCAGGACTCCAGATTTAGAGTTATACATAGAGATTTGAAAGCAAGTAATGTTTTATTAGATGATAACATGAATCCAAAAAATTCTGATTTTGGCTTGGCTCGCATGTGTGGAGGTGACCAAATTGAAGGCAGCACAAGCAGAGTAGTTGGAACATA tGGTTACATGGCGCCTGAATATGCAATTGATGGGATATTCTCCATTAAGTCTGATGTATATAGCTTTGGAATTTTATTATTAGAGATTTTAAGCGGGAAGAAAAATAAAGGACTTTCCTATTCAAGCCATAGCTGCAATCTTGTTGGGCAc GCATGGATGCTGTGGAAAGATGGAACACCAATGGAATTGATTGATACTTTTTTGGAAGACTCGTGCGTTCTTTCGGAAACCTTACGATGCATTCATATTGGACTTTTATGTGTGCAACATCAACCAGATGATAGACCAACTATGGCATTTGTGCTTATAATGTTGAATAGTGAAAATGCATTACCACAACCAAAAGAGCCTATCTTCTTCATAGAGAAAGTTTCAATTAAGGAAAAATCTACTTCTGATTCGAAGACATCCTCTTCAGCCAATGAAGTAACTGTCTCAATAATGGAACCAAGATAG
- the LOC130736213 gene encoding senescence-specific cysteine protease SAG39-like, whose amino-acid sequence MCNDWHIATLSGGMFRFQDASIEVRHERWCAEHSRVYKDKEERLRRLDIFKKNVDYIEASNKARKSYKFGLNEFADLTNDEIRAQRNGLKASKVMRSTSFRYENVTVPCCVDWREEGAVTPVKNQGTYRLVLVVWIVGYVTFRTSCFIFRNCSFTLHFYELDRLSLLLVQ is encoded by the coding sequence ATGTGCAATGATTGGCATATTGCTACTCTTAGTGGGGGCATGTTTCGATTCCAAGATGCCTCCATCGAGGTGAGGCATGAGAGGTGGTGTGCTGAACACAGTAGAGTCTACAAGGATAAGGAAGAAAGACTTAGAAGGCTCGATATCTTCAAGAAGAATGTGGATTACATAGAAGCCTCCAACAAAGCACGAAAATCTTACAAATTTGGATTGAATGAGTTTGCTGATCTCACAAATGACGAGATTAGAGCACAAAGAAATGGACTGAAGGCCTCCAAAGTCATGAGGTCAACCTCATTCAGATATGAAAATGTCACTGTGCCTTGCTGCGTGGATTGGAGGGAGGAAGGAGCCGTCACACCAGTGAAGAACCAAGGAACATATAGATTGGTTCTTGTGGTTTGGATTGTAGGATACGTCACTTTTAGAACAAGTTGTTTTATCTTTCGCAATTGCTCATTTACTTTACATTTTTATGAGCTTGATCGACTTTCTCTGTTGTTGGTTCAATAG
- the LOC130736219 gene encoding senescence-specific cysteine protease SAG39-like gives MCNDCHIATLSGGMFRFQDASIEVRHERWCAEHSRVYKDEEERLRRLDISKKNVDYIEASNKARKSIEFGLNEFADLTNDEIRAQRNGLKASKVMRSTSFRYENVTVPCCVEWRGEGVVTPVKNQGTCGLVLVVWIVGYVSFTASCFIFCNCSFTLHLFELDRLSLLLVK, from the coding sequence ATGTGCAATGATTGCCATATTGCTACTCTTAGTGGGGGCATGTTTCGATTCCAAGATGCCTCCATCGAGGTGAGGCATGAGAGGTGGTGTGCTGAACACAGTAGAGTCTACAAGGATGAGGAAGAAAGACTTAGAAGGCTTGATATCTCCAAGAAGAATGTGGATTACATAGAAGCCTCCAACAAAGCACGAAAATCTATCGAATTTGGATTGAATGAGTTTGCTGATCTCACAAATGACGAGATTAGAGCACAAAGAAATGGACTGAAGGCCTCCAAAGTCATGAGGTCAACCTCATTCAGATATGAAAATGTCACTGTGCCTTGCTGCGTGGAATGGAGGGGGGAAGGAGTCGTCACACCAGTGAAGAACCAAGGAACATGTGGATTGGTTCTTGTGGTTTGGATTGTAGGATACGTAAGTTTTACAGCAAGTTGTTTTATCTTTTGCAATTGCTCATTTACTTTACATTTGTTTGAGCTTGATCGGCTTTCTCTGTTGTTGGTTAAATAG